In Deinococcus psychrotolerans, the genomic window CCACGGACGTGGTCAAAGCAAAGGGCATTGGGGTGGTGCTGCTGCTGGCGGCCACTGCGCCGCTGACCTTGGGCCTCATTTTTATTATTCTGGCGCTGTTTTACGGCTTGATGCGCTTGGGGCTGGGGGCTTGGGCCGCCGCACTGTTTATCGCACTGGCCAGCTTCGGCATGGCGGGCTTGTTGGTGGTCATCGGGCTGGGCAGGCTCTCGGCCAAAGTTAAGGACGACGAAACCGCTGAGAGCTACGACCTCAAAACGCCGTACACCCAGCAGGCAGGCGAACTCCGTGACGACGACACCATCGTGGCCGGCCGCGCCAGCGTGCCGCAGGGCCAGCAAGTGGGCCGCGTGCAAGAAGTGCATTTACACGGCGCAGCCAAAGTGGAAGGCGTCAGAGGTGGCAAAGAAGACATCGTGCCGACTGCCCCGCTGGCCGCCGGCAAAAATGCAGGCGAGGGCAGCATTGCCGAGCGCAACAGCGCCCAGTCCAGTACCGTTGCCCATAATCCCCAGCACCAGAAGCACGGCAACGACGATGCGGGCCCGCATGTGCCGGACAAGAGCAAGTCGGCTCCCGCCGGAATCAGCGTCAGCACTGAACCCACTTACAAGGACGACATGAAAAAGGAAGGTTACTGATGACCCAGCGCGAAGAAGCCCGGATGCGGCTGCAAGATTCGGTCGACCGGCTCGGCCAGCAGGCCAGCTTGCAAGTGCAGATGCAAAAAGAGCCGCTGAAGATGCTGGGCATCGCCACCGGCGTCGGCGCGGTGCTGGGTTTGGTGCTGGGGCGCTCGTTCAGCAAGACCAAGAAAATCTATGTGGACGACACGCTCTCCAAAAAAGAGCGCAAGGCCTTTGAAAAAGCCCAAGCCCGCCATAAAGGCCCGGCGTCGAGCATTGGCGGAGCGCTACTGGCAACCCTCGGCACGCTGGCCT contains:
- a CDS encoding phage holin family protein, which codes for MEQNKGLGGSLIDVFDAAVNLIKTEAGVLTKRATDVVKAKGIGVVLLLAATAPLTLGLIFIILALFYGLMRLGLGAWAAALFIALASFGMAGLLVVIGLGRLSAKVKDDETAESYDLKTPYTQQAGELRDDDTIVAGRASVPQGQQVGRVQEVHLHGAAKVEGVRGGKEDIVPTAPLAAGKNAGEGSIAERNSAQSSTVAHNPQHQKHGNDDAGPHVPDKSKSAPAGISVSTEPTYKDDMKKEGY